ATGAGCCGGTACAGGTGCGCGGCGGTGAACAGGGCGGTGAGTACCTCGAGAAGGTGGTCACCTTAGGGCACGGTGGCGACTTTGCCTGTGCCGCGACGAAAGACGGCAGTGTGTATTGCTGGGGGGACAACGGCTACGGCGAACTGGGCAACGGCACTAGGAAACAAAGCAACACACCGGTGCAGGTGCACGCGGGTGATCAGGGCAGTGGAAATTTTGCCCGCGCTAAGTCGGTAAGCGCCGGTAAGCATTATGCGTGTGCCTCGACGACGGATGGATCCGGCTACTGCTGGGGCATCGACGATCAAGGGCAACTGGGCAGCAATGGTTCGAGTAAGGACGGTCGCACTCGTCCAGTCCAGGTCGTTGCAGGTCAGCAAGGCAATGGGAAGCTAAGCAACGTCCATGATGTGGTTGCCCACATTGCGGCAACGTGTGCGATCACTGACTACACCGTTGCCGCTGGTGGCAAGGTTTATTGTTGGGGTAACGATTTCTCTGGAGCAGTGGGCACTGGAGGTGGGTCCGGTGCCGTCCCGCAGCCAAATAAGGTCTGCCTGCCCAATGCGAGCGACAAGGGAAATTGTGGCAAAGACGGTCAACTGTCGGGTGTGGCCATGATTTCGGATCAGGCCGCAGGTGATCGCGGCACCGCCGACGACAAGCACAGTGATGACTCGGTCTGTGTGGTGACGGTCGACAAGTTCGCGTACTGCTGGGGTTTGAATAAGTACGGTGAGTTGGGTATCGGCACGGCCGAGGGGCCACATACCTGTGGAGTTGGAAACAATCCAGTCCCTTGCGCGCAAACTCCCAGGCAGGTGAAGAATACGCAAGGCACCGGGCCCCTATCAGGAGTGACTGACATTTCCTCTGGCTTTACCTCCTGTGCCATCGCTACGGAAAAGATCTACTGCTGGGGCTTCAACGAATACGGCTCAGTAGATGGCACTCGAGCTGAGAATGTCAGTTTGCCGCGGCTGAAGGCCACCGATCCGGCCGCCGATGTCTCCGTGGCTGGGGTATCCGTCTGCTACGAAACAACTGACGGTCGTGCCTTTTGCTGGGGTGGTGGCGGGTTCGGCCAGTTGGGCAATGGCGAGGTTGTTGAGCGCAGGGTAAAGCCGCAACGAGTGGGGATGGCCCACTTCAACCCCTACCTGGTGGAGTTTGGTGAGGTTCGGCTAAGCGAAACCGGCTACGAGTACTCCGACCTCAAGGATACCTTCTTTGGTGGTGTCAACTTGCTGACGCTGAACCGAACTGGCTCCCCGGATTACGGTGCCGGTCCGGCACCGGCAACCGTGGGTTCGTCGGAGAATGTGTGTGGTTTGGTTCCAAGTGGAGTCCTCCTTGCCGATCTGCTCTGTAAGGTGCAGGTCACTTTCACGCCTACCCAACCTGGAAAGCCGCCGGGCATCGTGTGGGTGGGTCCGAGCTGGTACGAAAAAGACGAAGACGGCAACGTGGATCCGCGGTCGGCCATGCTGGCGGTCAGCGGTGAAGCAGTGATAGCTCCTGATGACCCCGCATACGCCGATGCCGCTATTGCCACCTACAACGATGTGGACTTTGGTGACGTGGACGTCGGCACCGTGAAGACGGGAAAAGTGACGATCAGGAATATTGGCAAGGCACCGCTGCGGATCGACAAGACTCGAGTGACTACCCCCACCAACGAGTTCGGTAAGGCTAGCGGTGGGGATGGCTGCAAGGGCGCAAAGCTGAAGCCCGACGGCAGGGACAAGTGCGTAGTCAAAGTGCGGTTCTTCCCCCGAGCAGAGGGTGACGCTGCCGCGCTGTTGAAGATCGAATCCAACAGCATCAGCAACGAATATGACGCGGCAGTTCTTGTCGGCGAAGGTATTCAGGTCATTGAACCACCGGAAGACCTAGAACCCGAGGGCGGCTCCGGGGGTGGCGGCGGCTCCGGCGGCGGCGGCTCCGGTGGCGGAGGTGGATCCGGGGGTGGCTCCGATGGTGGCACCGATCTCGACAGTGACTTGATCACCGGTGAGGCGCCTGGCAAGGTCAAGAACTTGAAGGCGCGTGCTAAGAGTTGCCGCACTGGTGTTGCCACCTGGCAGCCGCCGAAGAACTTCGGCACGGTGGCACCGGACGAGTACGAGATTCGCTACCGAAAGGGTAGTTCGGGCAAGTGGTCGTCGTGGAAGTCGCAAGACTGGGTGCCGAACGCCGGCGGCAAGTTGAAATACACGTTGAAGAAACTCACCCCCGCGCGTGACTACACGGTGCAGGTGCGAGCAGTTTCCGCCGCCGGGAATGGCAAGAAGGATGTGGATTCCTTCCGGACGCCAACTTGTGGCGGCAAGATCCCGACCAAACCAGGCAACGGGTAAGCCCAGCCGGTCGCGTGGGGACTGGGCTCAGCTGGGTTACGAGTTCAGTTGGCCGCTGTTGGCCAGTGGTGGCGCCCCGTGCTGTGAGCAATGAGCGTCCCAACCCGCAGGCGTGACCTGTACAACCATGCGGCGGCGGCAGTGGGGGCAGAACCGGGGTGGCTCTAGTCGCAGCGCAGCAGCGCAACCGTCGTGATTTCCCGTTGCGGCTGGGTTGCCGCAACGAGCGCAGAACTCGTCCTCGCTCACAGCGTCTGTGACAGTGCCTTGACCGGCATCCGCAGGTCGGCGAGCAACTCGATGTCGTCCGTCGCTGGCCGCCCCAGCGTGGTCAGGTAGTTACCTACGATGACCGCGTTGATACCGCCGAGCAGGCCGTCGCGGGTACCGAGATCGCCGAGGGTGATTTCCCGGCCACCAGCGAACCGCAAGATAGTCCGCGGCAACGCTAGCCGGAAAGCACCAATCGTGCGCAGCGCATCAGGGGCCTCCATCACGGGCAGATCACCAAAGGGTGTTCCCGGCCGCGGGTTGAAGAAGTTCAGTGGTACCTCGTGCGGGTCGATAGTCGCCAGTTGCGCGGCTAGTTCCGCGCGCTGCGCGACGCTTTCGCCCATACCCACGATACCGCCGCAACACACCTCCATGCCGGAGTCGCGCACCATGCGCAAGGTGTCCATCCGCTCTTCCCAGGTGTGGGTAGTCACTACCTCCGGGAAGTACGATGCTGCTGCCTCCAGGTTGTGGTTGTAGCGGTGGATCCCCATGTCCACCATGTCGGCGACCTGCTCAGGAGTCAGGATGCCCAGGGAAGCGGCCACGTTGATGTCGACCGCTGCATGAATCGCCGCTACACCTTCCCGCAACTGTGCCATCAGTTTGTCGTCTGGACCGCGCACAGCGGCCACGATGCAAAACTCGCTGGCTCCGGTGGCGGCGGTCTCCTTGGCGGCCTGGACTAGGCCCGGGATGTCCAGCCACACCGAGCGAACCGGTGAGGAGAACGTGCCCGACTGCGAGCAGAAGTGGCAGTCTTCTGGGCAACCACCAGTCTTCAGCGAGACGATGCCTTCAACCTCGACCTCGGGGCCACACCAGCGCATCCGCACGTCGTGGGCAAGTTCCATCAGTTCAGTGAGCCGGTCATCGGGTAACTGCAAGACCTCGAAAATCTGTTCCTCGGTTAGGCCGCGACCCTCGTCGAGGACTTGCTGACGCGCGACGGCGAGAATGTCGCTGTCGCTACTGGTGCTGCGGTCCGCATCGCTAGCGCGTGGGTTTGAGATGTCGGTCACGAGGTCCTCCGAGTTTGGAACGTCACAGCGAAGTCTGCCTCATCGAACCGGCCCCCGAACGCAGGGGACAGCGAAGATTCGGCCGCGGCAAGGAAATTCTCCCGATTTAGTTCCCCGGCGCCCGCCAACATCGCACCGCTAATGGGCGCACCGACGACGGACTGCAGGTCCACTAGGTTTGTTTGACAGGCGAGGTCCGGTTCTAACGGCCAAGAGCCCAAAACAACGCCTGCGAGGTGCAGTTTGCGTTGCTGCAGGGCCTCGACCGTTAGTGCGGTGTGGTTCAGCGTTCCCAAGGCTGGATCCGCCACCACCACGACCTCGGTGTCGTGATCACTGGCTAGATCCTCGGCGATATCGGCCAAGGTGGTGCCGTGCTCGTCGAAGCGCACCAGCAGGCCGCCAGCACCCTCGACCAAGACCAGATCGAACTCTTCCGCCAATGCCGCGATCGCCGAAACGATTTGCTGGCGGGATAGCGTGGGCAGCTCTCGGATGCGCGCGGCGGCCTCAGGCGCCAACGGATCGGGGAAACGCTGCAACTCATAGAGATCCTCGATCCCCGCCAGTTCGGCAACGTGTGCGATGTCGCCAGATTCATTAGGACCGAGCCCAGTTTGCGCCGGCTTCACTACGGCCACAGTTTGTCCGGCGGCGGCTGCGGTGGCAGCCATGGCCGCGGTGATAACCGTTTTGCCGACTCCGGTGCTTGTCCCGGTTACTACTCGGATGGTCACTGCGGGTTCCTCTCTGCGGTGTCTGGGGATGAAGGTGAAGGTGGGCTGGGGTGATCTAGCGCGGATCGGCTGGCTACCGCCTTCCGGGCCGCAACCAGAGCAGCGGCAGTGCGGTGTAGGTCAGCGGCGTTCAGATCAGCCCGGGCAGTTAAGCGCAGTCGGGATCGATCATCGGGCACCGAAGGTGGTCGGAAACAACCGACCTGCACACCATGCTCCCGGCACGTCTCCGCAGCGGTAGTTGCCGCCTGGGGGCTCTCGGTATACGCGGATACCACCGCTGCATCGGGTGCCGGTGCGGACCAGTCCAGATCGATCAGCAACTCGTGGAGTTCGGCGGCGACCGTGAGCGCTCGCTTGGGCAGTCCCGGGTCTCGCCGCAACTGCCGCAGCGACTCGCGAGCAGCCGCCACTGCCGCCGGGGCCAAGGCAGTGTCGAAAATGAACGGGCGAGCCGCGTTCACCAACTGATTGATGACCGGCGTCGATGCCAGCACTGCGCCACCCTGGCTTCCCAACGCCTTCGACAGGGTTGCGGTGGCTACCACGTCGGGTTCACCCGCTAGACCTGCGGCAGCGGTCGCCCCGCAGCCGCCGTCACCGACCACACCCAAACTATGCGCCTCATCCACCACCAGTACCGCACCATTGCTGCGCGCGGTTCGGTGCAGGTCGGTAAGGGGTGCGAGGTCCCCGTCAACACTGAATACTGCATCGGTGACGAGCAGCGCCCGCGGCTGCTGGCGGTCAGCGAGGGCCGCCGCTACGGCTGCCGGGTCAGCATGCGGTACCACCGCTACCGGGGACCGAGACAGCCGACAGGCATCAATCAGCGAGGCGTGATTCCACTGATCAGAAACGACGAGACAGTCTGGCCCGGCCAGTGCACTCACTGTCCCCAGGTTGGCCAGGTAACCGGAGCTGAAAGTGACGCTGGCTTCGTAGTCAGTGAACTGTGCCAGATCGGTTTCTAGATCCGCGTGCAGTTCGGTGGAACCAGTGACCAATCGGGAGCCAGTGGCGCCGGCTCCCCAGGTGGCAGCGGCATCAGCGGCAGCCGCCACTACCTGCGGATGACGTGCCAATCCTAGGTAGTCATTGGACGCTAAATCCAGGACGTCCTGGTTCGCTGACCGCGGCTGGAGGTGCCGATGAGTGCCAGCATCACGACGCTGCTGCGCCTGCTGATGCAGCCAGTCAGCGAATTGGGTCATGCCAGCACCGTGGTGATCGCATCCGTCACGGTGGTGGTTAGCAGGTTCAGGTCTGCTTCTTCGATGGCGAGCGGTGGCATCAGCACCACGACGTCACCCAGTGGACGCACCCAGACACCGTTGCGGCGAGCGTGCTGGCAAATGGCAAAGCCCGTGCGTTCAGTGACCGGATCTACCTCGATACCGGTCATGGTGCCGATCTGACGAATCTCCCGGACTCCTGGGACGGTGAGCAACGGTGCTAGTTGTTTGGCCAGTTGTTCGCCGACGGCCGCTGCGTGGGCGACGGTATTTCGTTGTGCCATCAAGTCCAGGTTCGCGATTGCCGCGGCGCAGGACAGTGGGTTCGCGGTGTAGGAATGCCCGTGATAAAACGTTCGTCCAGAGGTTGCAGAGCCAAGGAAGGCGTCGTACACCGGTTCCGCAACGAGTACTGCTGACAGTGGCAGGTAGCCGCCGGTCACGCCCTTGCCGCACGTGATCATGTCGGGGCGGATACCGGCGTGCTCCACAGCCCACATTTTCCCAGTGCGACCGATGCCGGTGGCTACCTCATCGCAGATGAGCAGCACACCGAACTCGTCACACAGTTCACGCGCGCCACGGACAAACGACACGTCGTGAGTGAGCATGCCGCCCGCGCCCTGCACCATAGGTTCAATCACCAGTGCGGAGATCTGATCGCCATGTTCAGCCAACTTCTCCCGCAACTCCGCGATCACCGCTGTGGCCCGCTCGGCACGAGTCTGCCCCGGCTCCAACAAGCCCGGCGATGACACCATCTGGGTGGACAGCAGGAGGGGGCGGTACTTGTCGTGGAAGAGGTCAATTCCGCCGACACTCACCGATCCTAAGGTGTCGCCGTGGTACCCCTCAGCTATGTGTAGGTAGAGCGGTCGTTGCTCACCTCGCTGGATGTGGGCCTGGTAGGCCATCTTCAAGGCGGCTTCAACGGCACTGGAACCATCCCCGGCATAGAAAACTCGGGTCAGCCCCATAGGAGCGGTATCGATTAGCCGCTCAGCGAGTTCAATTCCGGGGGCATGGGTGAGACCGAGGAAAGTGGTGTGATCCAGCCGATCTAGTTGACGCTTAATGGCGTCGTCGATCTCGGGAACCCGATGGCCGTGCACGTTGACCCACAACGAAGAGACGCCATCGAGGTAGCGGTTACCATCGGTGTCCCAGAAGTACATTCCCTCGGCGCGATCCACCACAATCGGGTCATCCTCGGCCCACAGTGATTGTTGGGTGAACGGATGCCAGACCGCAGCCGAGTCGCGTTTGATGAGATTAGCGGTGATGTCGCTGGACTGCCCGGACATGCCACCCATGGTCGCAAAGGGTAGATCCCGCCCCGACACAGGGTCAGGGTCACACACAAGAGGAGCTGCCACTAGATGCGGCGGGTCAGCAGTAGGAACTCGTCCACGCCAGTGCTCGCCAGGACAGGGCGCACGAACAGTGGCACCTCGCTGCGCATACCTGGATCTCGGATCAGGACCGGATCAGCCAGCGGAAAAGTAGCGCCCCGGTGCTCCAGGGAACAGCCACTGGCTGCGACGACGTTGCGGGCCCAATCCACTTGACTGCCATAGGTTAGGGCGAATAACCAGTTGCCGTGCGCGCGGAACACCATGACCGGCGTGGCGTAGTTGCGGTCGGACTTGCGGCCCACATGGTGGACCACACCCAAATAGGGAGCGATGCGGGCCAGATGTCGCATGCGGGGGTTCACCACATCGCGATTGAAGCGGGTGACCCGCTGCGGAAACGGCACGGTGGGAGTCTGACCTGCTGGATCACCGGTTGCAAGGTCAGCTGGTGACTACCTGAGTGTTCGTGGGCCCGACTAGTGGGTACCCGGCAATCGGGTGAGGGGCAACTAGGTGAACTGACTCAACTGTAGGTAGCGCAGCAACCGATAGTCTGACTAGGAAAGAAGAACCTACTTGAAGTCGGCTTCATCTTCATCGGCTCACTGTTGCGGTGGACAGCGCTCCCCGGCGGTCTAGCCGGACTTCAAGGCCGCGGCTTGCCGCGCCGAGCTGGGGAGTGAAGCCATGACTGATCCGATCAAATCCTACGGTCAGCTAGGTGCCAGCTATCGGCCCAGGCGTCGCCGCTGGAAGCGAACCAGCATCGGAATCAGCATTGCGGTCGCAGGACTGCTGCTGGCCCCACTGAGTGCCTTGGCAACTGGGAGCGCCGCAGCGGCGGCCGAGGATAAGCGGCCACTTCCCGGCGATCAGTTAGCAACCGAACAACCGGTCAACGAGGAGCAGGACTACATCGTGCAACTGAAGCGTTCGGCTTCAGTCAAGAAGATGGTTAAAACAACCGATGTCAGTCGGACAGACGTTTCGGACAAACTGCAAGGTAAGGCCTTTAAAGGAGCGGTGGTCAATCTCAGCCCTGCTGTGGCAGCCGAACTGGAAAGTAGCAACAAGGTGAAGCAGGTCGTGCCTGATGGCACTGCCTATGCAGTCGGGGTACCGGCCGAAGCTGATACCTCGCGGGTGGCCAACTCGTGGGGAATCGATCGCAGCGATCAGTATCTGGGCACTGACGGCAACTACAACCCGCCGAGTGAGGGGGACTCGGTACACGTATTCATCATTGATACCGGTATCGACTTGGATCACCCGGAGTTTGCTGGTCGGATGGGTGCTGGCTATGACGTGATCACCCCAGGTGGTGACGCAGATGATTGTCAGGGTCACGGCACGCATGTAGCCGGCACCGTGGGCTCCACCGAGTTTGGTATGGCCGTCAACACCGTTCTGCATCCGGTGCGGGCGCTGGACTGTGCCGGATCCGGGTCTTGGTCAGGAATCATCGATGCGATGAATTGGGTGGCGGCCAACGCCCCGGAAAGATCCATTGCCAATATGAGTCTCGGCGGTGGCAAGAACGAAGCTATCAATGCTGCGGTCGCGAATTTGGTGGCATCGGGAGTTCCGACTGCGGTGGCAGCAGGCAACTCTGGTGCGGATGCCCGCAACTATTCACCAGCCAGCGCTCCGAGCGCGATTACGGTGGGGGCCACCGACTCGACTGATAAGGAAACCTACTTCTCTAACTATGGCCCGGCCCTTGATCTTTACGCTCCCGGATCAGCCATCAAGGCAACCGCGGTTGGGGCCCTCGGCGGTCAGTCGCTCAGTGGCACCTCCATGGCCAGCCCACATGTTGCCGGTGCATTGGCGGTGTACTGGGGAACGAATCCACAGGCGACCGCCACCGAAGTGACTGCGGCGATGCTCGAGCAAGGCAGCCAGAGTGTCGTGAAGTACCCGTGGGGTCAGGCAGGTTCGCCCGACAGTCTCGTGAATGTGCAGTACGAGGTTGGTCCGCCGTTGGCACCGGGAAAGCCGAACCCGAAGGTCGGTGATCGAGAGATACAGCTGACCTGGGCGGCGCCGGCAAGTTCCGGTGGCAGTCCCATCTCCGGCTATCGCGTCGACTACCGACCGGACGGCGGCGAGTGGACCACGGCCGCCGCAAACACCGGCGATAGCACTTCGCAGTTCACCGTTGGTGGCCTGACCAACGGGACCACGTACACCTTCCGGGTGGCAGCTCACAACAGCAACGGCATGTCGGGCTACTCCGCCGTCTCGGCCCCAGCAACTCCGGTAGCCCCAGGCATTCGAGATGTGGCCGGGACGTTGACTACGCAAGACGGGATTGCGCTCGGTGATGCCAGCGTGACTGCGACCGCAGTTGACGGCAGCCTTACCTCGGTCGCCACAACAGCCGCCGACGGTTCATTTGCGCTGCAGGCAGCAACTCACGTGAATACCGACGTGGCGGTTACTCATGCTGACTTCGCGGTGGAGGGCGGTGCGGTCTTCACGCCGCAGGACAGTTCGTTCGCCCTGACGATGCCACGCGAGCATCGAGTCACTGTCCTGGTGGTCGATAAGGAAGGCGAGGCTGCTCGGAATGCCCAGGTCGATGCTGCTGGCCCATTCACCTGGCCGGTCTCGGGCTTGGTTGGGGTGAAGGTCACTGGCTGGTTGCCAGGGCGCATCGGCGGAGTCACCGACTCCGTGGGACGAGTCCCCATTTCGGCATTTGGCCCGTTGCCCTACAACAAGACCATCGCCAAGGTGACCGCACAGGTGTCGCCCCAGACGACCCAGCACACTGACGTGTTAGGTCGCACCATCACCGGTAGCGACCCTTATCGACGAGTGGCCCTGGCGGTACTTCCCTATCTGCCGACGATGGAATCGACCACCGGCGGCAAGACCGCTGCGGGTTCCGCAGCGGTGGTATCGGTGAGAACCGCAAGTGGAGCACCCCTGGCAGGTGCGAAGCTGTTGCTGGTGCCGGTGCTCCGTGGCGACTCTGAGGTGCAGGCTCGAGAGGGTGGGATAGTGGCAACCGCCAAGAGTGGTACCAAAGGCCAGGCAGTCTTCGACACAACTGGACTGGCGCCAGGTACCTACCGGGTGATTGCTAAGAACCTGACAATGCGCACGCTCGATATCCGAGTTGAAGCGCCGGCAGCGGCAGCACCGGTTCAACCACCGACTGCCCCGGCCCCAGTTGACCAGGCGGCCCCGCCAGCGGATTCGACTTCACCTGGTGGTGCCAAGCCAGATCGTGGTGGGTCCGCTCCAGTTGCCGCCACGATGAAGAAGGTCGCCAATGGTGGCAAGTTGAAGGCAATGTTCGACTCCGGGGTCCGCACCAAGTTCAAAGTGCAGAAGTTGAACAAGGGCAAGTGGAAGACGATCGGCGGGAAACGCGCGACGAACAAGAAAGGCAAAGTCGTCATCAACCTGCCCAAAGGCAAGTATCGCCTGAAAATCCTCGGCGACCAGGTCAGCTACACCGAGGTGGTGCGGTTGCGCCGGTGACTCGCTTGCTAGCAGTCACTCCTCGCAGCAGACGCTGCGCCGTCAGCGGGTAGCGGCGGCAGCTGCGGCCGTCACCGCGGCCACCCCCGCGGGCGATGGGCCTGCTCCCCAGTTTGTTGGATCGGCCGCGTACACCGTCCCGTATACCGGGGTGTCAGGCTGGCTGCGCCAACTTTCCGTCAGCGGACCCATATCTGCCACGTCATAGCCGATCCGGTCCAGGAACTCCGTCACCAGCCGTTTGGCTACCTCGTCATTGCCAGCGATGGGTAGCGCACTGCGATCAGCTGCACCAGCCGGGCGTGCCAGTTCCGCAAGATGTTGGAAGAAGATGTTGTTGAACGCTTTAACCACCTGCGAATCGGCGAGGTATTGCTGAACCAACTCAGACGAAGACATATCGCCTCCCGCTAGTTCCGGCATCTCACCATCTCGGCCGGGGTAGTAATTCATCGTGTCGATGACCACTCGACCGGCCAACTCGGCAGCGGGCACGCTCGCTACGCGGCCCAGTGGGATAGTCACCACGACCAGGTCGGACGCTGCTGCCTCCGCCGTTGTTCCGGCGGTGGCCTGTGGGCCAAGATCGGTGACTAGATCAGCCAAAGTCTCCGGTCCACGACTATTGCTCATGATCACGTCGTATCCAGCCGCTACCGCGAGGCGAGCAACTGTACTACCAATATTTCCGCTGCCGATGAATCCAATGGTCGTCATGGTTTTTGAAACGCCCCTGATAGGCGGTCTATTCCACTGGGGCACTTGAACGAGGGGGAAGATAGATCGGTCGAACGGGAACGCCACCTGAGCGGCGATAGAGTAGGCGCAACGATCGCAGGGAAGGCATGTCGTGGTCAACCAGCCAGTGGATTCACGGAATACCAGCGGAAACGGGAAGACGGCGCGCGCTCGACTGCTCCTATCAGGGGTGGCTGCTGTGGCGTTGCTGGTCGGCCTGCTGCCTGCTGTGGCCGGATCGGCCAATGCGGCGGACGAGCAAGGCACAATGGTCTGGACCGACTGCCCCAAGGAGCAGGCACCCACCCAGCAATGCGCCACGCTGGACGTGCCGTTGGACTATGATCGGCCCGGCCGCGGCACGGTAACCCTGGCGGTCGTCAGGGTCCCTGCGACCGGATCTGATCCGATTGGATCGCTGTTCTTCAACCCGGGTGGGCCAGGTGGTTCGGGAGTGGCGGCATTGGCCTATGAAGCAGGTCAGATGTCAGCGGAGATCCAGCAGCAGTACAACGTTGTATCTTGGGATCCGCGCGGGATCGGGGAGACCACACCGACGCTGAAGTCGTGTGACAGTCCATTTCCAGTGTTGCCAGCTACCGGCAAAGTGAACTGGACTAAGGCGTTGGATCGAACCAGTAAGCAACTCCGCAAAGCCAACCGAGCCTGTCAGCGGAAGAATTCTTCTTTCATCGACTATCTGGGGACGCGCAATGTGGTGCGCGATCTCGAACAGCTGCGCGCAGCAGTGGGAGACCAAAAACTGACGTATCACGGCGCCAGTTATGGCACCCGGATCGGCTATACCTACGCAGTTATGTTTCCCAAAAAAGTGCGAGCCATGGTCCTAGACGGCAACATCAACCCGTCGGGCAGCTACGCCAACTTGTCAGCGAGCGCTGTCGGCCCCGACTTGGCGTTGGACTTCGTGAAGAAATACGCGCCGGACGTGTTCCGAGATTTCAAGCGCGGCGATCGCATCTTGCGCGACGAAGCCATCACCGTGGCACCCGGGGTCAAGTTCACTCGCTGGGATTACCGTGAAATGACGACGAAACTGCTGGCAAAGAATGTCCAGATCAGTCAGATTCCGTTTCTGGCCCAAAAGGTGAAGGTGGCAGCTGCCGGTGGCGACGGCAGCCAGGCTGCCAAAGAGACGCTGGCGGGGCTGATTCCCACCAGTAACTCCAATGCCGGCGGTCCGTTTTCAGTGGTCAACTGCTTGGACTACGCCGATCGGCCGGGTGAGAGGCTGCAAGCCAACGCGGTCACAGATGCGGCATCACAAGGCCCCCTGGGTGGACAACTGGCGCTTAGCTACGCCCCTGGTTGTGTCGGACTGGATCTGCAACCTGAACCAGTGCCGGACATGTCCCGCGGTCGGTTGCGAGACAAGGTTGCCGATATTCCGGTGGTGATCTCCAACGCCACCAAAGACGTTTACACCCCCAAGTTTTGGGCCAAGCAGATGAAGAAGGCATTCAAAACGCAGACGTTTATCCAGCGGTATGGGACCCAGCATGTGATTTGGGGTGGCGACGATAGCTGCGTCAGCCAGCCGATTGATTCTTACGTGTTGACCGGCCAATTGCCATTCCCACGCACCTGCGCCTGGCCGGGAGTACTGCCCACGCCAGCGGCCTAGTTGTTCCGATGGGGGCTTGGTCTAGTACAGGGCCGATTCAGCCGCGTTGCGGCTTGGTCATGCCATCCCAAGCGCAAATCGCGTAACCGAAGGCTGCCGCGTAGGCGGCGTGCCTTTTGTCGACGCTCTCATTGGTTGTTCGCTTGACGGCTTGCAGCCCCTCCTTGCTCAGTGCAGCCGCAGCCGCCAGCGAGAAAGATTGATAGGTAGACATGATGCCGCTCTCGGGCAGGCGACTGGCTTTGATCTCCCGCTCCCGGGTGTAGTAGCCGATCAGCGCCATCAACTTGGCCGACCGAGTGGCCACTCGGTAGTTGGCGGGCAACCAGTCGGCTCGGGACATCGCCAGACCCAGCGAGTCCGCGTTGACTGTAGCCAGATCGAGTCGATCGAGCATCTCGCCCAAGTAGATTTCCTGGCTGGAGCCAGATCGCTTCTCGCCCAAGATCATGGACATAGCTGCGTCAAGGTCGCGTCGCTTGGTGAGCCGGAGCGAGGGGTAGTCAATGGCGGCTGCATCTTGGTAGGCCCGAAAAGCGGCAACAAACGCATCACCATGCGACTGCGGCACCAAGATGCGGTTGCTGCCCATGGTGACCACTCCAGTAATGATGCTGCGTCGCTCTAGTTTTGCCGACTCCACCTCTGCGTAGAGAGCGAGTTCGATTGGGTCACCGCCATAGTGCGGTGAGGCCATCACTCGGCGGTTACTGACGTGGAAAGTAGCTTCGACTGCTTCGTCGTTTCGCAGGATTTG
This is a stretch of genomic DNA from Actinomycetes bacterium. It encodes these proteins:
- a CDS encoding choice-of-anchor D domain-containing protein — translated: MLFSLALVVGLLTSAVAGTSATADSPKPAAADAPVKANISVADVTDRATVSEMDASGLNSCVVTEAGTVWCWGANGHGQLGNGTTGDGSDEPVQVRGGEQGGEYLEKVVTLGHGGDFACAATKDGSVYCWGDNGYGELGNGTRKQSNTPVQVHAGDQGSGNFARAKSVSAGKHYACASTTDGSGYCWGIDDQGQLGSNGSSKDGRTRPVQVVAGQQGNGKLSNVHDVVAHIAATCAITDYTVAAGGKVYCWGNDFSGAVGTGGGSGAVPQPNKVCLPNASDKGNCGKDGQLSGVAMISDQAAGDRGTADDKHSDDSVCVVTVDKFAYCWGLNKYGELGIGTAEGPHTCGVGNNPVPCAQTPRQVKNTQGTGPLSGVTDISSGFTSCAIATEKIYCWGFNEYGSVDGTRAENVSLPRLKATDPAADVSVAGVSVCYETTDGRAFCWGGGGFGQLGNGEVVERRVKPQRVGMAHFNPYLVEFGEVRLSETGYEYSDLKDTFFGGVNLLTLNRTGSPDYGAGPAPATVGSSENVCGLVPSGVLLADLLCKVQVTFTPTQPGKPPGIVWVGPSWYEKDEDGNVDPRSAMLAVSGEAVIAPDDPAYADAAIATYNDVDFGDVDVGTVKTGKVTIRNIGKAPLRIDKTRVTTPTNEFGKASGGDGCKGAKLKPDGRDKCVVKVRFFPRAEGDAAALLKIESNSISNEYDAAVLVGEGIQVIEPPEDLEPEGGSGGGGGSGGGGSGGGGGSGGGSDGGTDLDSDLITGEAPGKVKNLKARAKSCRTGVATWQPPKNFGTVAPDEYEIRYRKGSSGKWSSWKSQDWVPNAGGKLKYTLKKLTPARDYTVQVRAVSAAGNGKKDVDSFRTPTCGGKIPTKPGNG
- a CDS encoding 8-amino-7-oxononanoate synthase, with protein sequence MTQFADWLHQQAQQRRDAGTHRHLQPRSANQDVLDLASNDYLGLARHPQVVAAAADAAATWGAGATGSRLVTGSTELHADLETDLAQFTDYEASVTFSSGYLANLGTVSALAGPDCLVVSDQWNHASLIDACRLSRSPVAVVPHADPAAVAAALADRQQPRALLVTDAVFSVDGDLAPLTDLHRTARSNGAVLVVDEAHSLGVVGDGGCGATAAAGLAGEPDVVATATLSKALGSQGGAVLASTPVINQLVNAARPFIFDTALAPAAVAAARESLRQLRRDPGLPKRALTVAAELHELLIDLDWSAPAPDAAVVSAYTESPQAATTAAETCREHGVQVGCFRPPSVPDDRSRLRLTARADLNAADLHRTAAALVAARKAVASRSALDHPSPPSPSSPDTAERNPQ
- the bioB gene encoding biotin synthase BioB, with product MSNPRASDADRSTSSDSDILAVARQQVLDEGRGLTEEQIFEVLQLPDDRLTELMELAHDVRMRWCGPEVEVEGIVSLKTGGCPEDCHFCSQSGTFSSPVRSVWLDIPGLVQAAKETAATGASEFCIVAAVRGPDDKLMAQLREGVAAIHAAVDINVAASLGILTPEQVADMVDMGIHRYNHNLEAAASYFPEVVTTHTWEERMDTLRMVRDSGMEVCCGGIVGMGESVAQRAELAAQLATIDPHEVPLNFFNPRPGTPFGDLPVMEAPDALRTIGAFRLALPRTILRFAGGREITLGDLGTRDGLLGGINAVIVGNYLTTLGRPATDDIELLADLRMPVKALSQTL
- the bioD gene encoding dethiobiotin synthase; the encoded protein is MTIRVVTGTSTGVGKTVITAAMAATAAAAGQTVAVVKPAQTGLGPNESGDIAHVAELAGIEDLYELQRFPDPLAPEAAARIRELPTLSRQQIVSAIAALAEEFDLVLVEGAGGLLVRFDEHGTTLADIAEDLASDHDTEVVVVADPALGTLNHTALTVEALQQRKLHLAGVVLGSWPLEPDLACQTNLVDLQSVVGAPISGAMLAGAGELNRENFLAAAESSLSPAFGGRFDEADFAVTFQTRRTS